The Microbispora sp. ZYX-F-249 genome contains a region encoding:
- a CDS encoding alpha-amylase family glycosyl hydrolase gives MKRLPVLLTVAALAATSLTGLSGGPAAAGTSGTSPGPLAEGDVVYQVLVDRFSNGNTANDDSGHGEYDPSDLGFYHGGDWAGLTAKLDYIKNLGATAIWISPVSEQEPLSRDGKEASYHGYFTKNFATPNTHFGSATELQTLIDTAHAKGMKMILDVVPNHTADYLAGTSTTYSPSTYKPAAPLDNPSYYHHNGDCLFNGTETQTQIENCDLGGLDDLDQSNSTVSAFLLDTYKDWVDMGFDGIRVDAARSVPKSWLQTFESTMGVPTFGEVFVGDVDYVSEYQDYEWGVLDFPYFFSVRDTLAGDGDMNNLGALFAQDYKYNNANRLETFIDNHDRARFLARANDNYQRLRAALTVLLTARGVPVIYYGTEQADDGNGNPNEVPIANKDNRKDMSSFSVTSTIYKHIQRLTAVKAAYPALRIGTQREMWKDTTVYAFSRRVDSTGAEAITAVSSSWNTQTRTIPLRAESSIPVGTVLTNLMDTSDTVTVASGGVTGKQITVTLGEHGAKVYTPGTPVSSYTPPTRNITKIRVHSGVASGNTLSIRGDTAPFSWTAGRAAREVSSGVWEYEFERIPAGQTFQFKPLVNDTYFATGSNYTGTGGATIDIYPTFPTLTTIRVHKDVGYGNRITLRGSVSPLSWSAGQNCANKAADLWVCTISGISSGTAFDYKPLINDTTWATGSNYTTTGGSSVDIYPTF, from the coding sequence ATGAAACGGTTACCCGTCCTGCTCACCGTGGCCGCCCTGGCGGCCACCTCGCTCACCGGGCTGTCCGGGGGACCGGCCGCCGCCGGAACCTCCGGAACCTCACCGGGGCCGCTCGCCGAGGGCGACGTCGTCTACCAGGTGTTGGTCGACCGATTCTCCAACGGCAACACCGCCAACGACGACAGCGGCCACGGAGAGTACGACCCGAGCGATCTCGGCTTCTACCACGGCGGCGACTGGGCCGGACTGACCGCCAAGCTCGACTACATCAAGAACCTCGGTGCGACCGCGATCTGGATCTCCCCCGTCTCCGAACAGGAACCGCTCAGCCGGGACGGCAAGGAGGCCAGCTACCACGGCTACTTCACCAAGAACTTCGCCACTCCCAACACGCACTTCGGGTCGGCGACGGAACTGCAGACACTCATCGACACCGCCCACGCCAAGGGCATGAAGATGATCCTCGACGTGGTCCCCAACCACACCGCCGACTACCTCGCCGGCACCTCCACCACCTATAGCCCGTCGACGTACAAGCCCGCCGCGCCGCTGGACAACCCCTCCTACTATCACCACAACGGCGACTGCCTGTTCAACGGCACCGAGACCCAGACCCAGATCGAGAACTGCGACCTCGGCGGCCTGGACGACCTCGACCAGTCCAACTCGACCGTGTCCGCCTTCCTGCTCGACACCTACAAGGACTGGGTCGACATGGGATTCGACGGCATCCGCGTCGACGCCGCCCGGTCGGTGCCCAAGAGCTGGCTGCAGACCTTCGAGTCCACCATGGGAGTTCCCACCTTCGGAGAGGTGTTCGTCGGCGACGTCGACTACGTCTCGGAGTACCAGGACTACGAGTGGGGTGTGCTCGACTTCCCTTACTTCTTCTCCGTCCGGGACACGCTGGCCGGCGACGGCGACATGAACAACCTCGGGGCCCTCTTCGCCCAAGACTACAAGTACAACAATGCCAACCGCCTCGAGACGTTCATCGACAACCACGACCGGGCGCGGTTCCTGGCCAGAGCCAACGACAACTATCAGCGGCTGCGCGCCGCGCTCACGGTGCTGCTGACCGCGCGCGGCGTCCCGGTCATCTACTACGGCACCGAGCAAGCCGACGACGGCAACGGCAATCCCAACGAGGTGCCGATCGCCAACAAGGACAACCGCAAGGACATGTCGAGCTTCAGTGTGACGTCAACGATCTACAAGCACATCCAGCGCCTCACCGCCGTCAAGGCCGCCTATCCCGCCCTCCGCATCGGCACCCAGCGGGAGATGTGGAAGGACACCACCGTCTACGCCTTCTCCCGCAGAGTCGACTCAACGGGCGCCGAGGCCATCACGGCCGTGAGCTCGTCCTGGAACACCCAGACTCGCACGATCCCGCTCCGCGCCGAGAGCAGCATCCCTGTCGGCACCGTACTCACCAACCTCATGGACACCTCCGACACCGTCACCGTCGCCTCCGGAGGCGTCACCGGCAAGCAGATCACGGTGACCCTGGGCGAGCACGGCGCCAAGGTCTACACGCCCGGAACGCCCGTCTCCTCCTACACCCCGCCCACCAGGAACATCACGAAGATCCGCGTCCACTCGGGTGTCGCCTCCGGCAACACCCTGTCCATCCGCGGCGACACCGCGCCGTTCAGCTGGACCGCCGGACGGGCCGCCCGCGAAGTCTCCAGCGGAGTCTGGGAGTACGAATTCGAGCGCATCCCCGCCGGGCAGACCTTCCAGTTCAAGCCGCTAGTCAACGACACCTATTTCGCCACGGGAAGCAACTACACCGGGACCGGCGGTGCGACGATCGACATCTACCCGACCTTCCCGACGCTGACCACCATCCGGGTACACAAGGACGTCGGGTACGGTAACCGCATCACGCTGCGCGGTTCGGTGTCCCCGTTGTCCTGGTCGGCCGGACAAAACTGCGCCAACAAGGCCGCCGACCTGTGGGTGTGCACGATCTCGGGGATCTCCTCCGGAACCGCTTTCGACTACAAGCCCCTCATCAACGACACCACCTGGGCCACGGGGTCCAACTACACGACCACGGGCGGCTCCAGCGTGGACATCTATCCCACGTTCTGA